In one Siniperca chuatsi isolate FFG_IHB_CAS linkage group LG14, ASM2008510v1, whole genome shotgun sequence genomic region, the following are encoded:
- the grk6 gene encoding G protein-coupled receptor kinase 6, translating to MELENIVANTVLLKAREGGGGNRKGKSKKWKQLLQFPHISLCEELRQTTEKDYSSLCERQPIGRLLFRQFCETRPELRRCVKFLDAVAEYEVTPDEKRKECGQELIDKYFSPKSEDHVPEVEEAMMARCTERLQQEACKELFKDCTKLIHDYLSVAPFADYLDSMYYNRFLQWKWLERQPVTKNTFRQYRVLGKGGFGEVCACQVRATGKMYACKKLEKKRIKKRKGESMALNEKQILEKVNSRFVVSLAYAYETKDALCLVLTLMNGGDLKFHIYHMGEAGFDEKRAVFYSAEICCGLEDLHRERIVYRDLKPENILLDDHGHIRISDLGLAVHVPEGQTIKGRVGTVGYMAPEVVKNERYTFSPDWWALGCLLYEMIEGQSPFQQRKKKIKREEVERLVTEVVEEYSSKFSEDAKSLCKMFLAKDPTERLGCQGGGASEVKAHPIFRSINFKRLEAGMLQAPFIPDPQAIYCKDVLDIEQFSTVKGVELEPKDESFYSKVSTGSVSIPWQNEMIETECFAELNVFYPDGTVPPDLDWRGQPSPPPKQGLLQRLFGRQDCCGNCSDSDEEPTRL from the exons AGAAGGACTACAGCAGCCTCTGTGAGCGGCAGCCTATCGGACGATTACTGTTCAGACAGTTCTGTGAGACTCGACCCGAACTGAGACGCTGCGTCAAGTTCCTGGATGCTGTg gCGGAGTACGAGGTGACTCCAgatgagaagaggaaggagTGCGGTCAGGAACTCATCGACAAATACTTCAGCCCAAAG TCGGAGGACCACGTGCCCGAGGTGGAGGAGGCCATGATGGCTCGGTGCACCGAGAGGCTGCAGCAGGAGGCCTGCAAAGAGCTCTTCAAGGACTGTACCAA ATTGATCCATGACTACCTGAGCGTGGCGCCCTTCGCAGACTACCTCGACAGCATGTACTACAACAGGTTCCTCCAGTGGAAATGGCTGGAGAG GCAACCGGTGACgaaaaacacattcaggcaGTACAGAGTTTTAGGCAAAGGAGGCTTTGGAGAG gtgtgtgcgtgtcagGTACGGGCCACGGGGAAGATGTACGCCTGTAAGAAACTGGAGAAGAAGAGGataaagaagaggaaaggagagtcCATGGCGCTCAATGAGAAACAGATCCTGGAGAAAGTCAACAGCAGATTTGTA GTGAGTTTAGCGTACGCCTACGAGACGAAGGACGCTCTGTGCCTTGTGTTGACCCTCATGAACGGAGGAGACCTGAAGTTTCACATCTATCACATGGGCGAGGCGGGTTTTGACGAGAAGAGAGCCGTCTTCTACTCTGCAGAGATCTGCTGCGGGCTGGAGGACCTGCACCGAGAACGCATCGTCTACAG gGACCTGAAACCAGAGAACATCCTGCTGGACGACCACG GCCACATCAGGATATCAGACCTGGGTTTAGCGGTTCATGTACCAGAGGGACAGACCATCAAGGGACGGGTGGGAACAGTAGGATACATGG CTCCGGAGGTGGTGAAAAACGAACGCTACACCTTCAGCCCTGACTGGTGGGCGCTGGGCTGCCTGCTGTACGAGATGATCGAGGGCCAGTCTCCCTtccagcagaggaagaagaagatcAAGAGGGAGGAAGTGGAGCGGCTGGTGACGGAGGTGGTGGAGGAATATTCCAGCAAGTTCTCCGAGGACGCCAAGTCCCTCTGTAAAATG TTTCTGGCCAAAGATCCCACAGAGAGGCTGGGCTGCCAGGGGGGCGGAGCCTCTGAGGTCAAAGCCCATCCCATCTTCCGCTCCATCAACTTCAAACGCCTTGAGGCCGGCATGCTGCAGGCCCCCTTCATTCCTGAT CCGCAGGCCATCTACTGTAAAGACGTGCTGGACATCGAGCAGTTCTCCACAGTGAAAGGAGTAGAGCTGGAGCCGAAAGACGAGTCTTTCTACAGCAAAGTGTCCACAGGCAGCGTCTCCATTCCCTGGCAGAATGAG ATGATCGAGACAGAGTGTTTCGCAGAGCTGAATGTTTTCTACCCGGACGGGACGGTTCCTCCTGACCTGGACTGGAGAGGACAGCCGTCTCCTCCACCCAAACAGGGACTCCTGCAGCGGCTGTTCGGCCGACAG GACTGCTGTGGTAACTGCAGTGACAGTGACGAGGAGCCCACcaggctgtga